One window from the genome of Pedobacter schmidteae encodes:
- a CDS encoding gliding motility-associated C-terminal domain-containing protein — protein MRYSKYAALIFLLFSCLTVCSQTVVVTSRADAGPNTLRQALLDIPAIRTTPYIINFNLPGDMSNDANRTIRLRSQLPGIPSNVTIDGTSQSGLALGVSGAKIIIEPEDPSMTPLFSSCFTIGNINATPEIQTSDVEIYGLYIRDFAKITSIQNTSIQASGIIVDARAKNIKIGAPGKGNVISGNQNGIAIRSVTSYFNTQPLTDINIRSNIIGLHYDGLSARSNFNGINAIDFRDGTITIGGDNAGDGNLISANKINVDIKRSFSGNARFSLNVVNNKIGTDHTGSVDFHDINLFNVPSAVEISGLKVDVFNTDLYVRDNLISGNRTTGLSIANADFVVTGNSIGTGKLGTEDLGNGIGIKIETGAVGFIGGDTDAKANKIANNEFGIESLSAKPITITRNSMYCNKKSGIGKTQNIAQPYVQILITRPNFLSGKATENSTIELFYTENCNGLCEGKELFGTALTGSDGRWTYSGTISRKVTATATVLNLTTSPFSTAEVLDNEIVREPVTCNGNGSIKVPEPREGITFIWNKVLGDGTRVYLGNTQEILGLTEGSYELITNDGCREIKHSLLDIRDQKLTDLVVNWPAPQCGQTSFTFSASVQRGQGTKTFQWLDQAGNVVRTGTPVTMGPGTYKLVVKDQANCERSEQGPEIKLRPTPTIISSVAPTPARCGFPDGAITGLTIGTPTGTVTYKWNMYNPTVPPFIGAEVGQQLELTGVEGGQYMLTVTDQGTCSPVTRIFTIPIIKSVIISTAQTTRATCNKANGSIFGVTVTEANYIQWLSPTGAILEEGAYSPGQSLLLKDLAPGTYTLKARNTVTGCNDTRTFQVDQTLPTVYSLTERVTPATCGLNNGRINLVFTTANPQRFEWRDDNGNILPGGTFNEIKDLANGSYRYFTYDVNNCVLEFGPFVVERIPILSITPASGLATNDGCSLSRGSVKGVRYNGGVEPYTFTWVNETGTQVYTGPTPDLIGVPAGKYKMVLTDATSCGRIESSDYYTVENPSFPIATPVANDMRVCYATEIMIKVLAPEEGTYQLYRDATDATPTMESANGIFIFKVSKTGDYVIRRKLGTCYSDFTPVHIEVTNDNLEIKNTMTPNGDGMNDFWMITGLPDHADINIKIYTRSGQLVYESVGPYNKPFDGRFRGKDLPAGAYYYRIDLRADCKPIAGSITLLR, from the coding sequence ATGCGCTACTCTAAATACGCAGCTCTTATATTTTTGCTCTTCAGTTGTTTAACTGTATGTTCTCAAACGGTTGTGGTAACCAGCAGGGCAGATGCTGGTCCGAATACATTGAGACAAGCATTATTGGATATTCCGGCCATCAGAACTACTCCTTATATCATCAATTTTAATCTTCCTGGTGATATGTCAAATGATGCAAACCGTACCATCAGGCTGAGGAGCCAGTTGCCTGGTATCCCTTCAAATGTAACCATTGATGGTACTTCTCAATCGGGGCTAGCCCTGGGTGTTTCTGGCGCAAAGATTATCATTGAGCCGGAAGACCCATCCATGACTCCACTTTTTAGCTCTTGTTTTACCATTGGAAATATCAATGCCACTCCGGAAATTCAGACAAGCGATGTAGAGATATATGGCTTATACATCAGAGATTTCGCAAAGATTACCAGTATCCAAAATACCAGTATCCAGGCTTCCGGAATTATTGTTGATGCCAGGGCAAAGAACATAAAAATTGGTGCCCCCGGCAAAGGGAACGTGATCAGCGGAAACCAGAACGGGATTGCCATACGCTCCGTAACCAGTTACTTCAATACGCAGCCACTTACCGATATCAACATCAGGTCCAACATCATCGGACTGCATTATGACGGTTTAAGTGCAAGATCTAATTTTAACGGAATTAATGCTATAGATTTCAGAGATGGGACCATAACTATTGGTGGCGACAATGCCGGAGATGGTAACCTGATTTCTGCCAATAAAATCAATGTCGATATCAAACGGTCATTTTCGGGTAACGCTCGTTTTTCTTTAAACGTTGTAAATAATAAAATCGGAACAGATCATACCGGAAGCGTAGATTTTCACGATATAAACTTGTTTAATGTCCCTTCAGCCGTTGAAATAAGCGGATTAAAAGTAGATGTATTTAATACAGATTTATATGTGCGCGACAACCTGATTTCGGGAAACCGGACTACAGGTCTTTCTATTGCCAATGCCGATTTTGTGGTAACCGGAAATAGTATTGGTACAGGAAAACTGGGCACCGAGGATTTGGGAAATGGGATTGGGATTAAAATTGAAACCGGGGCCGTAGGATTTATTGGTGGCGATACAGATGCGAAAGCGAATAAAATAGCCAATAATGAGTTTGGCATTGAGTCGCTTTCTGCCAAGCCCATTACCATTACCCGCAATAGTATGTATTGTAATAAAAAGTCTGGAATAGGTAAGACACAGAATATTGCCCAGCCCTATGTTCAGATTCTGATCACAAGGCCCAACTTTCTTTCGGGAAAGGCTACCGAAAATTCAACCATCGAGCTTTTTTATACAGAGAATTGCAATGGACTATGCGAGGGGAAAGAGCTTTTTGGTACAGCACTTACCGGTAGTGACGGAAGGTGGACTTATTCTGGCACTATAAGTAGAAAGGTTACTGCCACCGCAACGGTTTTGAATTTGACCACGTCGCCTTTCTCTACAGCAGAAGTTTTAGATAACGAGATTGTAAGAGAGCCAGTTACCTGTAATGGAAATGGCTCCATTAAAGTGCCGGAGCCCAGAGAAGGAATTACATTCATATGGAATAAGGTTTTGGGCGATGGCACCCGTGTTTATCTTGGCAATACCCAGGAAATCCTGGGCCTGACGGAAGGTTCCTATGAGCTGATTACCAATGATGGCTGTAGGGAAATTAAACATAGTCTTTTGGACATCAGAGATCAGAAACTTACCGACCTGGTGGTGAACTGGCCTGCACCTCAATGCGGACAAACTTCATTTACCTTTTCGGCATCCGTACAAAGAGGCCAGGGAACCAAAACATTTCAGTGGCTTGACCAGGCAGGGAACGTGGTAAGAACAGGCACGCCGGTAACCATGGGGCCGGGGACTTATAAACTGGTGGTAAAGGATCAGGCAAATTGCGAACGGAGTGAGCAGGGCCCGGAAATAAAACTACGGCCAACGCCTACTATCATTAGTTCAGTAGCGCCTACCCCTGCCAGGTGCGGCTTCCCAGATGGAGCCATTACCGGGCTTACCATTGGCACACCAACAGGAACGGTTACTTATAAATGGAATATGTACAATCCTACTGTTCCTCCTTTTATTGGAGCAGAGGTTGGACAACAATTGGAGCTGACCGGAGTGGAAGGCGGGCAATATATGCTTACTGTGACCGATCAGGGAACCTGTTCGCCGGTAACCAGAATTTTTACCATTCCGATTATAAAGTCTGTCATTATCAGTACAGCCCAAACTACCAGGGCCACCTGTAACAAAGCCAACGGAAGTATTTTCGGCGTTACAGTAACCGAGGCTAATTACATTCAATGGCTTAGCCCAACAGGAGCTATTTTAGAAGAAGGCGCTTATTCTCCGGGACAGTCCTTGCTACTGAAAGATCTTGCTCCCGGTACATATACCTTAAAGGCACGGAATACTGTTACAGGTTGTAACGATACCCGAACTTTCCAGGTTGATCAAACCCTGCCAACCGTTTATAGTTTGACAGAACGGGTAACCCCGGCTACCTGTGGATTGAACAATGGCCGGATTAATTTAGTTTTTACCACGGCAAACCCACAGCGGTTTGAATGGAGGGACGACAACGGCAACATTTTGCCTGGAGGAACATTTAATGAGATAAAAGACCTGGCAAATGGTAGCTACAGGTATTTCACCTATGATGTTAACAATTGTGTGCTGGAGTTCGGGCCATTTGTAGTAGAAAGAATTCCGATATTGTCCATCACGCCGGCGAGTGGATTGGCCACAAATGATGGCTGTAGTTTGTCGCGTGGATCTGTCAAGGGGGTTAGATATAACGGTGGTGTTGAACCCTATACCTTTACCTGGGTAAATGAAACAGGCACCCAGGTTTATACAGGGCCTACACCAGATCTGATTGGGGTACCAGCCGGAAAATACAAAATGGTACTGACGGATGCAACCAGTTGCGGACGTATAGAGAGTTCGGATTATTATACCGTAGAAAATCCATCTTTCCCTATTGCTACACCTGTGGCTAATGATATGCGGGTGTGTTATGCTACCGAGATCATGATAAAAGTACTGGCCCCGGAAGAGGGAACCTACCAATTGTATCGGGATGCTACAGATGCGACCCCGACAATGGAAAGCGCCAATGGGATATTTATTTTTAAAGTCAGCAAAACCGGTGACTATGTCATTCGCCGCAAACTGGGTACCTGCTATAGCGATTTTACGCCAGTACACATTGAAGTGACCAACGATAACCTGGAGATCAAAAATACCATGACCCCTAATGGCGATGGAATGAATGACTTCTGGATGATTACCGGTTTGCCGGATCATGCAGATATCAACATTAAAATTTATACCCGAAGCGGTCAGTTGGTATATGAATCCGTTGGGCCTTACAACAAACCTTTCGATGGACGTTTCAGAGGTAAGGATCTGCCGGCGGGGGCTTATTATTATCGTATCGACTTAAGGGCCGATTGTAAACCGATAGCGGGTAGCATTACACTTTTGAGATAG
- a CDS encoding type IX secretion system membrane protein PorP/SprF codes for MKSFLNLSLLLLISALSYGQENPRFTQYIFNNYLINPAISGIDNYTDLKLGYRNQWKGLEGAPVTQYISIHAPIGQDFVRSSVNSFSGAGYNPLSRSYVNSYTSAEPHHGIGFYAITDKAARIRQTNVNATYAYHLGLSYDVNLSVGISAGIASTSIDVANITVDNTADPLLSADYNNKIRPDVGGGLWLYSPRFFVGASAKQILGYRSKTPNRQSNLPAYQTTTFYGTAGYKFFVDEDIALIPSTLLTYWLSAPTTVDANLKIAYQDKFWIGGSYRNNDSFSALAGFNVASLVNISYSYDVTTSALRSVNNGTHEIVLGILLNNRYDVKCSTRQF; via the coding sequence ATGAAATCATTTCTTAACCTCTCTTTATTGCTTTTGATCAGCGCATTGAGCTATGGGCAGGAAAATCCCCGTTTTACGCAATATATCTTCAATAATTATTTAATTAACCCCGCCATATCAGGGATAGACAATTATACCGATCTGAAACTGGGTTACAGAAACCAATGGAAAGGACTGGAAGGGGCACCGGTTACACAATATATTTCCATTCATGCCCCAATTGGGCAGGACTTTGTAAGGAGCTCGGTGAACTCCTTTTCAGGCGCAGGATACAATCCTTTGAGCCGCAGCTATGTCAACTCCTATACCTCGGCCGAACCTCATCATGGAATTGGCTTTTATGCCATCACAGATAAAGCGGCAAGGATAAGGCAAACCAATGTAAATGCCACCTATGCTTATCACCTGGGCTTAAGCTATGATGTCAATCTATCCGTAGGTATTTCTGCCGGAATAGCCTCCACCAGTATTGACGTGGCCAATATTACGGTAGACAATACCGCCGACCCGCTTTTGTCCGCCGACTACAACAATAAAATAAGACCTGATGTTGGCGGAGGTTTATGGTTGTACAGTCCAAGGTTTTTTGTGGGTGCCTCTGCCAAACAGATTTTGGGTTACCGGTCAAAAACGCCCAACAGACAAAGCAATTTACCGGCTTATCAAACCACTACATTTTATGGTACTGCCGGCTACAAGTTTTTTGTCGATGAGGATATCGCGCTCATTCCATCTACCTTACTAACTTACTGGCTAAGCGCCCCCACTACAGTTGATGCCAACCTGAAAATTGCCTATCAGGACAAATTCTGGATTGGCGGTAGCTACAGGAACAATGATTCCTTTTCGGCACTTGCAGGTTTCAACGTAGCTTCACTAGTCAACATCAGCTACTCTTATGACGTGACAACATCGGCATTAAGATCGGTTAACAACGGAACGCATGAAATTGTATTGGGCATTTTGCTCAATAACCGTTACGATGTAAAATGTTCTACCCGCCAGTTTTAA
- a CDS encoding GAF domain-containing protein: MEKKIRKSIAPDEKSGSEKLNAYRILYTRSTKFFDELAKLTATTFNVQIAVINFVDQDSVWRKEGQPSCCPPGLHKETSICSLAILSECLGTFEGLSAAPKLMTNALIAGELGMNFYAAAPVFTDEGIQVGTVCIVDKAHRNFLPQEQEKLEWVAQMIQKEMNKRTAQRVCA; encoded by the coding sequence TTGGAAAAGAAAATAAGGAAAAGTATTGCGCCGGATGAAAAATCAGGATCAGAGAAGCTAAACGCATACAGAATTTTATATACCAGGTCGACAAAGTTTTTTGATGAGTTGGCTAAGCTTACCGCTACTACGTTTAATGTGCAGATTGCCGTGATAAACTTTGTTGACCAGGACAGTGTGTGGAGAAAAGAGGGGCAGCCGTCATGCTGCCCTCCGGGTTTGCATAAAGAAACCAGTATATGTTCGCTGGCCATCTTAAGTGAATGCCTGGGTACATTTGAGGGACTTTCTGCTGCTCCAAAATTGATGACAAATGCTTTAATTGCGGGTGAGCTGGGTATGAACTTTTATGCTGCTGCGCCTGTTTTTACTGATGAGGGCATTCAGGTAGGCACGGTTTGCATCGTGGATAAAGCACATCGAAACTTTCTCCCTCAGGAACAGGAAAAACTGGAATGGGTAGCCCAAATGATTCAAAAAGAAATGAACAAACGAACTGCCCAAAGGGTTTGTGCATAA
- a CDS encoding LamG-like jellyroll fold domain-containing protein — MTRSSFFCLKLMTTLFFLGLMHCTAIGQSWMAGYQFRKKITIDKSKVTGPSNLLNFNVLIELEDEALKYMSECGPVLQSISSLPISFATKTHSDVPIGFQVDSYEPEKGKLSCWVQVAELIAAGSPGLNELYFYYGGYGIHDPFSVAARAIWPAAYQQVWHMNADNGGVLSRSANHSSGNNVVGSPGMIMANFSAGRIGQGVLFDGVGHGMMVAADTNTMTSISTWVNVGRLGTEQMILANDSAGSGYRIKINAAGHLVFDVLNDGLTSRHTSIAALTLNTWNYLMLVFSNRQKKIYINGLYSGGGAGGAAAKMGRGAAISIGISKQNDSHFKGAIDELRILNVEKSLDWMLTEYRNQRAPASFISSSMPETNPLQIVVAKEFTNANGSGNWAEQGNWSDGVLPGRYSNVIIGTGQSVQIMAGNPVSINRLRLESNASLTLNSDLELNCTAQIAAAASIVLHDDARLVVKKDMVNDGSIVSGQQQGELVFRGDEALQTFSGSGIVTVSGVLVDMVTPDRQVILQSPISVTKQLLLKRGTLNANGRLTLLAMGPTSYGSLMPVDDIFNAGIIGEVKVQHYVDGDFLSPSTARGWWLLSSPVFQIPGSPRAFNLNAVQESIFVTGPAPLQNGFDPSPNNKSSIYTHNQALAGTLSQKYTGIPNMAVRIPCGRGFYAFSRGSRYVTGAYQQQLQGPVFSNPQPYKITYSGNLFTGMLKMDLSNLNSGAEGDGYHLLGNPYASGISWGALGKVNLQPFVWVFDPRNNAYLVTDDPEYVIHSGKGFFVRVASGHVMGELTFTESAKYVIPTIAQNRLASSQLKLAGNKEETRLKISISRSGLSDDYTLRLHSKGNDAIDDADAAKIGEGYLSIAGLTADGIKLAIDTRAIDTTIRSIPLFVKGWANGTYTLSLKSMGNSKTELKLKDHYLNLQRVVANDALEYPFYIDIENKQTFGSARFSLIIEQAKATTPLKKEKNENIFIYPNPVNERLFLKSTQQTLRNLQVVVRTIAGQIVWRTELPLLEPGMQTGLPCHQLHSGVYVLQLFDPQKNKTIVSFKVIKN, encoded by the coding sequence ATGACGAGATCTTCATTTTTTTGTTTAAAACTGATGACGACCCTGTTTTTCCTTGGGTTGATGCATTGCACTGCAATTGGGCAAAGCTGGATGGCAGGCTATCAATTCCGTAAAAAGATTACGATTGATAAATCTAAAGTGACCGGCCCATCCAATCTGTTAAATTTTAATGTACTAATTGAACTGGAGGATGAGGCATTAAAATATATGTCCGAATGTGGCCCGGTATTACAAAGTATCAGTAGTTTGCCGATATCTTTTGCCACAAAGACCCACTCTGATGTACCGATAGGTTTTCAGGTGGACAGTTACGAACCCGAGAAGGGGAAATTGAGCTGTTGGGTACAGGTAGCGGAACTGATTGCGGCCGGAAGCCCAGGACTGAATGAATTGTATTTTTATTATGGAGGATATGGTATCCATGATCCTTTTTCGGTAGCTGCCAGGGCAATATGGCCTGCTGCCTACCAGCAGGTATGGCATATGAATGCTGATAATGGTGGTGTACTTAGCCGCAGTGCCAATCACAGTTCGGGAAATAATGTCGTGGGGAGCCCGGGGATGATAATGGCTAATTTTTCGGCAGGAAGGATAGGACAAGGCGTTCTTTTTGACGGTGTTGGCCATGGAATGATGGTGGCGGCCGACACCAATACCATGACCAGCATCAGTACCTGGGTAAATGTTGGTCGATTGGGAACGGAGCAGATGATTCTGGCAAACGATAGTGCCGGAAGTGGGTATCGAATTAAAATAAATGCAGCTGGCCACCTGGTTTTTGATGTTTTGAATGACGGGTTGACCAGTAGGCATACTTCCATAGCTGCGTTGACCTTAAACACCTGGAATTACCTGATGCTGGTTTTCAGCAACAGGCAGAAAAAAATCTATATTAATGGTCTGTACAGTGGTGGTGGTGCCGGCGGCGCAGCCGCAAAGATGGGGCGAGGTGCTGCAATCAGCATAGGTATAAGTAAGCAAAACGATAGTCACTTTAAGGGTGCAATTGACGAATTGAGGATATTGAATGTTGAAAAAAGTTTAGACTGGATGCTCACTGAATACAGAAATCAGCGGGCTCCTGCCAGCTTTATCAGTTCCTCGATGCCGGAAACTAATCCGCTGCAGATCGTTGTTGCAAAGGAGTTTACAAATGCAAATGGAAGTGGTAATTGGGCTGAACAAGGCAACTGGAGTGATGGTGTATTGCCTGGCAGGTATTCCAATGTCATCATTGGAACGGGGCAGTCGGTGCAAATTATGGCCGGAAACCCTGTGTCTATAAACCGGCTCAGGCTGGAAAGCAATGCCTCTTTAACTTTAAACAGCGATCTGGAGCTGAACTGTACCGCCCAAATTGCTGCGGCTGCCAGCATCGTACTCCATGATGATGCACGGCTGGTTGTAAAAAAAGATATGGTCAACGATGGCTCAATTGTTTCGGGGCAACAACAGGGTGAACTGGTGTTTCGTGGAGATGAGGCTTTACAAACGTTTTCTGGATCGGGTATAGTGACAGTTTCCGGTGTTCTGGTTGATATGGTCACGCCCGACCGGCAAGTTATACTGCAATCGCCCATAAGCGTAACCAAACAACTTTTGCTGAAAAGAGGTACATTAAATGCAAATGGCAGACTTACTTTATTGGCGATGGGGCCAACAAGCTATGGCTCGCTAATGCCGGTTGATGACATTTTTAATGCGGGAATTATTGGCGAGGTTAAGGTTCAGCATTATGTAGATGGAGATTTTCTAAGCCCCTCAACCGCCAGGGGCTGGTGGTTGCTCAGTTCGCCGGTTTTCCAGATTCCGGGTAGCCCAAGGGCATTTAACCTCAACGCTGTTCAGGAAAGCATTTTTGTAACGGGGCCGGCCCCGTTACAAAATGGATTCGATCCCTCTCCAAATAATAAGTCTAGTATTTATACTCACAATCAGGCCTTGGCCGGAACACTTTCGCAGAAATATACCGGAATACCCAATATGGCTGTCAGAATTCCATGTGGTAGGGGATTTTATGCGTTTTCGAGAGGTAGCCGTTATGTAACCGGGGCTTATCAACAGCAGCTACAGGGGCCTGTCTTTTCCAATCCCCAGCCCTATAAAATTACTTACAGTGGAAACCTGTTTACGGGTATGCTCAAAATGGATCTCAGTAATCTGAATAGCGGGGCAGAGGGCGACGGATATCATCTCCTCGGAAATCCTTACGCTTCGGGCATAAGCTGGGGCGCATTAGGTAAAGTAAACTTGCAGCCTTTTGTTTGGGTATTTGACCCCAGAAATAATGCCTATCTGGTAACCGATGATCCTGAATATGTCATTCATTCGGGAAAGGGCTTTTTTGTAAGGGTAGCCAGTGGCCATGTCATGGGGGAACTTACCTTTACCGAGAGCGCAAAATATGTGATACCTACTATAGCACAAAATAGGCTGGCATCCAGTCAGTTGAAATTGGCGGGGAATAAGGAAGAAACCAGACTGAAAATAAGCATAAGCAGGTCGGGCCTGTCGGACGATTATACCTTGCGGTTGCATTCCAAAGGAAATGATGCGATTGATGATGCGGATGCGGCGAAAATAGGTGAGGGATACTTAAGTATAGCAGGGTTAACCGCAGATGGGATTAAACTGGCCATTGATACACGTGCAATAGATACCACCATCAGATCCATTCCTTTATTTGTGAAAGGTTGGGCCAACGGTACCTATACCCTGAGCTTAAAAAGTATGGGGAACAGTAAGACGGAGCTGAAGTTGAAAGATCACTACCTGAATTTGCAACGTGTTGTTGCCAACGACGCTCTGGAATACCCGTTTTATATTGATATCGAAAATAAGCAGACCTTTGGGAGTGCTCGTTTTTCCCTAATCATAGAACAGGCAAAAGCAACCACCCCGCTGAAAAAGGAGAAAAACGAG